ATCTCCTCCTTGTTGTGTTATCGATCTTCCTCAGTTTTGCAGTAGGTGATTCACCATTATTTGCATAAATTCCTTGAGttggggtttagggtttagggtttagggtttagggtttaggggtTAGGGGTTAGAGCAACAGNNNNNNNNNNNNNNNNNNNNNNNNNNNNNNNNNNNNNNNNNNNNNNNNNNNNNNNNNNNNNNNNNNNNNNNNNNNNNNNNNNNNNNNNNNNNNNtttagggtttagggtttagggtttaggggtTAGGGGTTAGGGGTTAGGGGTTAGGGTTCGGGGTTTGGGGTTCGGGGTTCGGGGTTtaggggttagggtttagggtttagggtttagggtttagggtttagggttagGGGGTTAGGGGGTTAGGGGGttaggggtttttttttttttttttttttttttttttttttttttttttttttttttttttttttNNNNNNNNNNNNNNNNNNNNNNNNNNNNNNNNNNNNNNNNNNNNNNNNNNNNNNNNNNNNNNNNNNNNNNNNNNNNNNNNNNNNNNNNNNNNNNNNNNNNNNNNNNNNNNNNNNNNNNNNNNNNNNNNNNNNNNNNNNNNNNNNNNNNNNNNNNNNNNNNNNNNNNNNNNNNNNNNNNNNNNNNNNNNNNNNNNNNNNNNNNNNNNNNNNNNNNNNNNNNNNNNNNNNNNNNNNNNNNNNNNNNNNNNNNNNNNNNNNNNNNNNNNNNNNNNNNNNNNNNNNNNNNNNNNNNNNNNNNNNNNNNNNNNNNNNNNNNNNNNNNNNNNNNNNNNNNNNNNNNNNNNNNNNNNNNNNNNNNNNNNNNNNNNNNNNNNNNNNNNNNNNNNNNNNNNNNNNNNNNNNNNNNNNNNNNNNNNNNNNNNNNNNNNNNNNNNNNNNNNNNNNNNNNNNNNNNNNNNNNNNNNNNNNNNNNNNNNNNNNNNNNNNNNNNNNNNNNNNNNNNNNNNNNNNNNNNNNNNNNNNNNNNNNNNNNNNNNNNNNNNNNNNNNNNNNNNNNNNNNNNNNNNNNNNNNNNNNNNNNNNNNNNNNNNNNNNNNNNNNNNNNNNNNNNNNNNNNNNNNNNNNNNNNNNNNNNNNNNNNNNNNNNNNNNNNNNNNNNNNNNNNNNNNNNNNNNNNNNNNNNNNNNNNNNNNNNNNNNNNNNNNNNNNNNNNNNNNNNNNNNNNNNNNNNNNNNNNNNNNNNNNNNNNNNNNNNNNNNNNNNNNNNNNNNNNNNNNNNNNNNNNNNNNNNNNNNNNNNNNNNNNNNNNNNNNNNNNNNNNNNNNNNNNNNNNNNNNNNNNNNNNNNNNNNNNNNNNNNNNNNNNNNNNNNNNNNNNNNNNNNNNNNNNNNNNNNNNNNNNNNNNNNNNNNNNNNNNNNNNNNNNNNNNNNNNNNNNNNNNNNNNNNNNNNNNNNNNNNNNNNNNNNNNNNNNNNNNNNNNNNNNNNNNNNNNNNNNNNNNNNNNNNNNNNNNNNNNNNNNNNNNNNNNNNNNNNNNNNNNNNNNNNNNNNNNNNNNNNNNNNNNNNNNNNNNNNNNNNNNNNNNNNNNNNNNNNNNNNNNNNNNNNNNNNNNNNNNNNNNNNNNNNNNNNNNNNNNNNNNNNNNNNNNNNNNNNNNNNNNNNNNNNNNNNNNNNNNNNNNNNNNNNNNNNNNNNNNNNNNNNNNNNNNNNNNNNNNNNNNNNNNNNNNNNNNNNNNNNNNNNNNNNNNNNNNNNNNNNNNNNNNNNNNNNNNNNNNNNNNNNNNNNNNNNNNNNNNNNNNNNNNNNNNNNNNNNNNNNNNNNNNNNNNNNNNNNNNNNNNNNNNNNNNNNNNNNNNNNNNNNNNNNNNNNNNNNNNNNNNNNNNNNNNNNNNNNNNNNNNNNNNNNNNNNNNNNNNNNNNNNNNNNNNNNNNNNNNNNNNNNNNNNNNNNNNNNNNNNNNNNNNNNNNNNNNNNNNNNNNNNNNNNNNNNNNNNNNNNNNNNNNNNNNNNNNNNNNNNNNNNNNNNNNNNNNNNNNNNNNNNNNNNNNNNNNNNNNNNNNNNNNNNNNNNNNNNNNNNNNNNNNNNNNNNNNNNNNNNNNNNNNNNNNNNNNNNNNNNNNNNNNNNNNNNNNNNNNNNNNNNNNNNNNNNNNNNNNNNNNNNNNNNNNNNNNNNNNNNNNNNNNNNNNNNNNNNNNNNNNNNNNNNNNNNNNNNNNNNNNNNNNNNNNNNNNNNNNNNNNNNNNNNNNNNNNNNNNNNNNNNNNNNNNNNNNNNNNNNNNNNNNNNNNNNNNNNNNNNNNNNNNNNNNNNNNNNNNNNNNNNNNNNNNNNNNNNNNNNNNNNNNNNNNNNNNNNNNNNNNNNNNNNNNNNNNNNNNNNNNNNNNNNNNNNNNNNNNNNNNNNNNNNNNNNNNNNNNNNNNNNNNNNNNNNNNNNNNNNNNNNNNNNNNNNNNNNNNNNNNNNNNNNNNNNNNNNNNNNNNNNNNNNNNNNNNNNNNNNNNNNNNNNNNNNNNNNNNNNNNNNNNNNNNNNNNNNNNNNNNNNNNNNNNNNNNNNNNNNNNNNNNNNNNNNNNNNNNNNNNNNNNNNNNNNNNNNNNNNNNNNNNNNNNNNNNNNNNNNNNNNNNNNNNNNNNNNNNNNNNNNNNNNNNNNNNNNNNNNNNNNNNNNNNNNNNNNNNNNNNNNNNNNNNNNNNNNNNNNNNNNNNNNNNNNNNNNNNNNNNNNNNNNNNNNNNNNNNNNNNNNNNNNNNNNNNNNNNNNNNNNNNNNNNNNNNNNNNNNNNNNNNNNNNNNNNNNNNNNNNNNNNNNNNNNNNNNNNNNNNNNNNNNNNNNNNNNNNNNNNNNNNNNNNNNNNNNNNNNNNNNNNNNNNNNNNNNNNNNNNNNNNNNNNNNNNNNNNNNNNNNNNNNNNNNNNNNNNNNNNNNNNNNNNNNNNNNNNNNNNNNNNNNNNNNNNNNNNNNNNNNNNNNNNNNNNNNNNNNNNNNNNNNNNNNNNNNNNNNNNNNNNNNNNNNNNNNNNNNNNNNNNNNNNNNNNNNNNNNNNNNNNNNNNNNNNNNNNNNNNNNNNNNNNNNNNNNNNNNNNNNNNNNNNNNNNNNNNNNNNNNNNNNNNNNNNNNNNNNNNNNNNNNNNNNNNNNNNNNNNNNNNNNNNNNNNNNNNNNNNNNNNNNNNNNNNNNNNNNNNNNNNNNNNNNNNNNNNNNNNNNNNNNNNNNNNNNNNNNNNNNNNNNNNNNNNNNNNNNNNNNNNNNNNNNNNNNNNNNNNNNNNNNNNNNNNNNNNNNNNNNNNNNNNNNNNNNNNNNNNNNNNNNNNNNNNNNNNNNNNNNNNNNNNNNNNNNNNNNNNNNNNNNNNNNNNNNNNNNNNNNNNNNNNNNNNNNNNNNNNNNNNNNNNNNNNNNNNNNNNNNNNNNNNNNNNNNNNNNNNNNNNNNNNNNNNNNNNNNNNNNNNNNNNNNNNNNNNNNNNNNNNNNNNNNNNNNNNNNNNNNNNNNNNNNNNNNNNNNNNNNNNNNNNNNNNNNNNNNNNNNNNNNNNNNNNNNNNNNNNNNNNNNNNNNNNNNNNNNNNNNNNNNNNNNNNNNNNNNNNNNNNNNNNNNNNNNNNNNNNNNNNNNNNNNNNNNNNNNNNNNNNNNNNNNNNNNNNNNNNNNNNNNNNNNNNNNNNNNNNNNNNNNNNNNNNNNNNNNNNNNNNNNNNNNNNNNNNNNNNNNNNNNNNNNNNNNNNNNNNNNNNNNNNNNNNNNNNNNNNNNNNNNNNNNNNNNNNNNNNNNNNNNNNNNNNNNNNNNNNNNNNNNNNNNNNNNNNNNNNNNNNNNNNNNNNNNNNNNNNNNNNNNNNNNNNNNNNNNNNNNNNNNNNNNNNNNNNNNNNNNNNNNNNNNNNNNNNNNNNNNNNNNNNNNNNNNNNNNNNNNNNNNNNNNNNNNNNNNNNNNNNNNNNNNNNNNNNNNNNNNNNNNNNNNNNNNNNNNNNNNNNNNNNNNNNNNNNNNNNNNNNNNNNNNNNNNNNNNNNNNNNNNNNNNNNNNNNNNNNNNNNNNNNNNNNNNNNNNNNNNNNNNNNNNNNNNNNNNNNNNNNNNNNNNNNNNNNNNNNNNNNNNNNNNNNNNNNNNNNNNNNNNNNNNNNNNNNNNNNNNNNNNNNNNNNNNNNNNNNNNNNNNNNNNNNNNNNNNNNNNNNNNNNNNNNNNNNNNNNNNNNNNNNNNNNNNNNNNNNNNNNNNNNNNNNNNNNNNNNNNNNNNNNNNNNNNNNNNNNNNNNNNNNNNNNNNNNNNNNNNNNNNNNNNNNNNNNNNNNNNNNNNNNNNNNNNNNNNNNNNNNNNNNNNNNNNNNNNNNNNNNNNNNNNNNNNNNNNNNNNNNNNNNNNNNNNNNNNNNNNNNNNNNNNNNNNNNNNNNNNNNNNNNNNNNNNNNNNNNNNNNNNNNNNNNNNNNNNNNNNNNNNNNNNNNNNNNNNNNNNNNNNNNNNNNNNNNNNNNNNNNNNNNNNNNNNNNNNNNNNNNNNNNNNNNNNNNNNNNNNNNNNNNNNNNNNNNNNNNNNNNNNNNNNNNNNNNNNNNNNNNNNNNNNNNNNNNNNNNNNNNNNNNNNNNNNNNNNNNNNNNNNNNNNNNNNNNNNNNNNNNNNNNNNNNNNNNNNNNNNNNNNNNNNNNNNNNNNNNNNNNNNNNNNNNNNNNNNNNNNNNNNNNNNNNNNNNNNNNNNNNNNNNNNNNNNNNNNNNNNNNNNNNNNNNNNNNNNNNNNNNNNNNNNNNNNNNNNNNNNNNNNNNNNNNNNNNNNNNNNNNNNNNNNNNNNNNNNNNNNNNNNNNNNNNNNNNNNNNNNNNNNNNNNNNNNNNNNNNNNNNNNNNNNNNNNNNNNNNNNNNNNNNNNNNNNNNNNNNNNNNNNNNNNNNNNNNNNNNNNNNNNNNNNNNNNNNNNNNNNNNNNNNNNNNNNNNNNNNNNNNNNNNNNNNNNNNNNNNNNNNNNNNNNNNNNNNNNNNNNNNNNNNNNNNNNNNNNNNNNNNNNNNNNNNNNNNNNNNNNNNNNNNNNNNNNNNNNNNNNNNNNNNNNNNNNNNNNNNNNNNNNNNNNNNNNNNNNNNNNNNNNNNNNNNNNNNNNNNNNNNNNNNNNNNNNNNNNNNNNNNNNNNNNNNNNNNNNNNNNNNNNNNNNNNNNNNNNNNNNNNNNNNNNNNNNNNNNNNNNNNNNNNNNNNNNNNNNNNNNNNNNNNNNNNNNNNNNNNNNNNNNNNNNNNNNNNNNNNNNNNNNNNNNNNNNNNNNNNNNNNNNNNNNNNNNNNNNNNNNNNNNNNNNNNNNNNNNNNNNNNNNNNNNNNNNNNNNNNNNNNNNNNNNNNNNNNNNNNNNNNNNNNNNNNNNNNNNNNNNNNNNNNNNNNNNNNNNNNNNNNNNNNNNNNNNNNNNNNNNNNNNNNNNNNNNNNNNNNNNNNNNNNNNNNNNNNNNNNNNNNNNNNNNNNNNNNNNNNNNNNNNNNNNNNNNNNNNNNNNNNNNNNNNNNNNNNNNNNNNNNNNNNNNNNNNNNNNNNNNNNNNNNNNNNNNNNNNNNNNNNNNNNNNNNNNNNNNNNNNNNNNNNNNNNNNNNNNNNNNNNNNNNNNNNNNNNNNNNNNNNNNNNNNNNNNNNNNNNNNNNNNNNNNNNNNNNNNNNNNNNNNNNNNNNNNNNNNNNNNNNNNNNNNNNNNNNNNNNNNNNNNNNNNNNNNNNNNNNNNNNNNNNNNNNNNNNNNNNNNNNNNNNNNNNNNNNNNNNNNNNNNNNNNNNNNNNNNNNNNNNNNNNNNNNNNNNNNNNNNNNNNNNNNNNNNNNNNNNNNNNNNNNNNNNNNNNNNNNNNNNNNNNNNNNNNNNNNNNNNNNNNNNNNNNNNNNNNNNNNNNNNNNNNNNNNNNNNNNNNNNNNNNNNNNNNNNNNNNNNNNNNNNNNNNNNNNNNNNNNNNNNNNNNNNNNNNNNNNNNNNNNNNNNNNNNNNNNNNNNNNNNNNNNNNNNNNNNNNNNNNNNNNNNNNNNNNNNNNNNNNNNNNNNNNNNNNNNNNNNNNNNNNNNNNNNNNNNNNNNNNNNNNNNNNNNNNNNNNNNNNNNNNNNNNNNNNNNNNNNNNNNNNNNNNNNNNNNNNNNNNNNNNNNNNNNNNNNNAAAATTTGCCCACGAGTGCAAATTTGAATGGAGCTGCAAGGACTTCGGTCTCAGCATCTGTGAATAGCAATGTTGGACCTTTGTCGCCTGTCAAAACTGTACCGATACCGGGCGATGGCAAGTCTGCAGGGAAGTATTTGTGCGGTGCCGGTGTTGCAGTTTTCGAGGCCCGTGTTGGTGCAAGGACTTCAGCAAATGTTTTCTTCGGAAGATTCGACGTCGGAATTGCGGAAGACGGGTGCTGAATCTGTTCGGTTGACTGAGTTGACCGGGTCAACTCGGTCAAAGGAGGGTTGACcgttgaccgagtcaactcgGTCAACAATGGCTCAAGGACGACGGCTGCCGGAGGAGAGGCTGCGCCCGGAGCTCCGATGGGAGATTTGCAAGAACTCGGCACACAGGTGATGAAACCTGACGAAACCGATCCCAATCGACTCGCCTTGAGGAGAGGATTCCAACCGTGGTGGTCCGCGACCGTGGGTCGCAGTGACGGCGGCGAATCGACGGCGGAAGTGATCGGCGGTCGAGGACTTAGCCCATCGTCGTGCGTGCATGAAACCTCAAATTGTTTGAGGGGAATTGTAGAGCTCATCAAGCCGATCAAAATGGTATATAACACGGCCGGTAACTCGCCGTGAAACGGCCggatttttagagagaagcCGGCGGCGAAACAGCGGCGATTTGGGCGCGATTTCTGCAACTTTGACGGGCGCGTACGGTGGCGTCCGGTGGCCGTTCAGAGCGAAACCACCATGGTTGTGACGGGTTCTCAGAGGCGCATCTAGTGGTGGTGCGCCGGTGGAATTTTCCGGCGACCGTCCGGCGGCGGCGCGGCGGTGACGCCGCGGAGGAGAAGGAGGTGGGCTGTctgttggtggtggtggtgaggcTCAAAAAGTGGTGGTTTGGTGGTGGTTGGTGGTGGAAGATTTAGTGTGTTAAATCTCACACACTTCTAGTGAGAAGTTGAGAGGATTTGGCAAGTGAAGAATGGTTTttggtttagggtttagggtttagggtttagggtttagggtttagggtttagggttttttttttgcaatcaaAATTAGTAGATAATCGGACAAGTAGTAGAACAAATGAACCGGTTTTAATCGACCGTCGAAAGACCTAACTACCCCTTCGTCTCTGTTTTATTTACCAATACCCATTTACCCATTCCCTCACATAACACTGCACGCATTGGGGTTCTCGTCGCTAAAGATTTGGGGTGCATGGTAGGGTCCGTATCCATACGGGTTGTAGTACAACTGGACCTGGTCCCCCGCGCCCACAGCACCCGCGCCGTACATGGGGGGAGTTTGGGTTACCGAAGTAGCGGCTTTCATTGGCTTGCTTGGCCTTGATGAGTAACTTGTCGAGGTCCTCCTGAGCCTTGGCGTCCCACTTGACCATCTGATTAGCAAACACCGCTCCCAAACCCATTCCCAATACATGCTCCCACGGATGGCGCATGTAAGGGAGCTTGCGGAGAGCGTTAGAGTACATCTGGGTCCCCAATCCTAGTAGGGCTCCTACCACAGTCGCGCTAATCGCCATCCCTCTCTGgtttagggttagggtttagggtttagggtttagggtttagggtttagggtttagggtttagggtttagggcgCCTTCATGTCCATGGCGCCGGTCACCGTCACGAGCTCCTTTTGCCGGTCGATCTTCATCTCCTGGTACCCCTTGGTTTTGGTGACGGCTTTGTGGATTTTCTGGATGCAGCCCTCACAGTGTAAGTGCACCTTCAACACCGCCGTCGTCACAGGCGGCTCTTTTTCCTTTGATTTTTTCTCATCAGATTTATTCTTGGAGGAGTTATTGTCCTTgccttctttcttcttctcttgctTTCCGTCGCCGCCGCTGTTGCCTCCGTCGATTTTTGCGTTCTCTTTTCCGTCGCCATTCTTCTTGTTGGCATTGTCCTTTTTGGGCTGTGGGGAAATCAGTTCAACCTTTTTGTGGGTTTTCTGCTCCACCCTTTCCCGGAGCTTCACCGGATCCACTTTCCCCACCACCGTAATCCTCTGCTCGTCGCCGATACTCGCAGTGTCAACACCATCAAAGGAGCGAATGCACTTCAAGACTTTGGAAACGCATCCCTCGCAATGCAAATCAGCCTTCAACACCACCGTGACGTTGCTCTTCCCTCCTCCATTGTCGCCCTTCTTGCTCTCTGCTCCCTCCTTCTGCTGCGCCTCCCCGTTgctgttcttcttcttcttctcaccCATTACGAATTCGAGGGTTATAGATGTttggtttagggtttagggtttagggtttagggtttagggtttagggtttagggtttagggtttttttttgaataaatgggGAATTGTCGGGTTCCCCtcccattttcataaattgatGAAAGATGATAATGTTTTGTTCATATGACAA
The window above is part of the Sesamum indicum cultivar Zhongzhi No. 13 linkage group LG7, S_indicum_v1.0, whole genome shotgun sequence genome. Proteins encoded here:
- the LOC105167218 gene encoding heavy metal-associated isoprenylated plant protein 3-like, which gives rise to MGEKKKKNSNGEAQQKEGAESKKGDNGGGKSNVTVVLKADLHCEGCVSKVLKCIRSFDGVDTASIGDEQRITVVGKVDPVKLRERVEQKTHKKVELISPQPKKDNANKKNGDGKENAKIDGGNSGGDGKQEKKKEGKDNNSSKNKSDEKKSKEKEPPVTTAVLKVHLHCEGCIQKIHKAVTKTKGYQEMKIDRQKELVTVTGAMDMKAP
- the LOC105167217 gene encoding uncharacterized protein LOC105167217, which produces MAISATVVGALLGLGTQMYSNALRKLPYMRHPWEHVLGMGLGAVFANQMVKWDAKAQEDLDKLLIKAKQANESRYFGNPNSPHVRRGCCGRGGPGPVVLQPVWIRTLPCTPNL